From one Dermatophagoides farinae isolate YC_2012a chromosome 5, ASM2471394v1, whole genome shotgun sequence genomic stretch:
- the LOC124499136 gene encoding LOW QUALITY PROTEIN: uncharacterized protein LOC124499136 (The sequence of the model RefSeq protein was modified relative to this genomic sequence to represent the inferred CDS: deleted 1 base in 1 codon), translating to MYGGGTTTAGLHGGQVAGSMMDPLTGGPVGGVGPPVGGISQHGGYGSVVGPGGMTSTGARTRSLRRSMGDVAPFGAGGPVGGSPSKPAYAMNHSMSQPPSARGSPIGFGSRGLMSPTSRHRSSVGMGGNTASGGRLPYGVSRSHNNSPLTLPAEHLPQSLSTSSAYGHGFPAYYDDPGSPGMMDGIMGGTGGGRAMHRGMANSRRAPLRSYHSIEREPGYRDRSFDRMAGVDTVRSIRQRDRSLDRALYSRDDPSAPYGRDPLLLDDPIGYGRDPLMNPTTGRTGGLMHGIGGGVGVGQTGIGVMPYGPAGTGLPPTSGRLSATNDQFIMELQARLNDLQIQYNHVKRELEATTQKLASCMHSIKTFWSPELKKERALRKEEAAKYALINDQLKILRSENQKQAALIRQLEEELRIANMRNPDHDIQQHLDAIYMEKEHMSKEIYLLRETNKELELRIETQKQTLAARDESIKKLMDMMQAKGYSSKIMEEERIEYERLRTRNIELETRLRHLENVLETKEKEILKNQELKLELSKRDQEILALGAKMKTLEEQHQDYQRHIAVLKESLIAKEEHYSMLQADVEELRSRLEEKNKLIEKKTHQTMMTSQDRKQMNQEIQELRDHIEIKDRKINVLQRKIENLEELLKEKDNQIDICRARLNAIQAHHSTSEGALTSLEDAISDKDKQISNLREQRDRAEQERNEERDIHERQIAEFKMKFHSVENDLEKLQIRLEKSLSEKDRVEVKLENSQSELGKCKAELDKLQSESWRMQTEMDRLKSENARFILENDRCREQLERLKEHATTGPTGGGPGTASTATGTTTGHWERDSSRFTETREWDRERELATGSKTSGYFSSTSLKSAEEIERLNEKLEKTQQELRRAQAELRMNQSDQDRARAELEQQQEKLERSQGEIYRLKAKLENALTEKENLQEEYERVQSTVTRAQIEKESALGDVEKSRQEVERLHSQLVKEQMKAEKAQIALDKVQVDFDHLHEKFEKIQTELRKVQPEKERYQAEIDQLQQQIQQQREQMQRFQLEREQAMMEVDKSKERFERQQQQMRNYQKEKEMLQQELERMKERLEQQRLQMAKIHKEKENYQADVEVLRERYEKAQKMIDKNKHEHEQRDSEIRTMREKMEKMSLQMQKLQEDREIVRVENEVLLEKIDRTQAEFVKMQAKMDQNQTEMERLQIELEKAQTIATKAKEDQKRAQEEFEGLQDIYARTNSKLIKCKDSEEKLRTELEKALMDCEVLRERYEKAQSDIRRLQMEKDKYQTDCDRMAHELERIHNQRASTMSTHEKTQEEIQRLHIELEKMYEKSEKSIAELRKVQTEKERVIMEKETLQAELERVQSQVVKYQNTSDKTHLELERARIELEKYKDRFEKIKIDFDRCAAEKERFFKESQRLQTDVERYRMERMSSQQLEAQAMEIKALYVELEKTRERYENARTELQRLQELRQQQELDVEALKRELDASRMRLERNKTSEEKQKAEIEKAMIEFEKIRDKMERNQIELQKITKERDQLVVELKQMQMRLQKQDSVSGSKQQQLQQQQGPIVAQQAEKQKSQQELQQQLQQQREELQQKFQGEIGKLKQHLTKAETDLQKTHGENQRLQMEIESLKQDTGELHTFIEKLQQALTEKEKSLQQAQQQQQGPQPQQQQQQQQQQQQIQQQQKIIEQQQQKVQQLQDEMKKMMKKLDQSDQEMKKCLDERDRLRYELDELSAVYEKVVKSQQEQSAILIQQASQAKQQTGTPGMPIQQLQQQQQQQTNEKMAQQEQMIQRLQAEVIKLEKQLKQCETENKELKQKLEKSLAAIHKLQEQLHESKQQQQQHQQQQQQQPALAQASAAGAPAINQQNQQQIEAIQKLNEELKNQIQQLQKQQGVNAQGVQQQQQKLTDEVNRLRAELERQRSENKKWTQEADQLRKQLERSQNEKKGFEVERERFQSQLEKLVNELSQREKEIHVLKQDANQMKSKLQQQQQQQQQNITQSQTDLDAVQKKLDEQQRILAESEQSLKKRQADVDQLEIQLQQALKQAQAGGSGEIDKLRKRCTDLEKEKQKLEQELRKSREEAKIIQTELERILKIMSTMEEEKFALNKQIQDLQHQLKSATAAATTAQQQTTTAVSASVSKQSQGPSSHPVSQQQQQTAKQQQSKGVPLSSRQQQQPPQAHPPSHPQQQSVKQSGPQQQQQQQPTKTPGQQQQQQPIRQPGPQQQQQRPQGPQQQGPRPMQQGAGQAPRGPAPRPPPQQQQQQQQQQQKPSQPSAAQQAASGAASFFSNFF from the exons atgtatggcGGTGGTACAACAACGGCTGGCCTACATGGTGGCCAAGTAGCCGGTAGTATGATGGATCCATTAACTGGTGGTCCGGTAGGTGGTGTCGGTCCACCCGTTGGTGGTATATCACAACATGGTGGTTACGGAAGTGTTGTTGGCCCGGGTGGTATGACCAGTACAGGTGCCCGTACCCGTTCATTACGACGTTCAATGGGTGATGTTGCACCATTCGGTGCTGGTGGTCCTGTTGGTGGTTCACCATCAAAACCTGCCTATGcaatgaatcattcaatgtcACAACCACCATCAGCACGTGGATCGCCCATCGGTTTTGGTTCACGTGGTCTAATGTCACCTACATCAAGACATCGTAGTAGTGTTGGTATGGGCGGTAATACAGCTAGTGGTGGTCGTCTTCCATATGGTGTATCAAGATCACATAATAATTCTCCATTAACATTACCGGCGGAACATTTACCACAATCATTGAGTACCTCATCAGCATATGGTCATGGATTTCCTGCctattatgatgatccagGAAGTCCAGGTATGATGGACGGTATAATGGGCGGTACAGGTGGTGGTCGTGCAATGCATCGTGGAATGGCCAACAGTAGACGAGCACCATTGCGAAGTTATCATTCAATCGAACGTGAACCTGGTTATCGTGATCGGTCATTTGATCGTATGGCTGGTGTCGATACAGTACGGTCAATACGCCAACGTGATCGTTCATTAGATCGTGCCCTTTATTCGCGTGATGATCCATCGGCACCATATGGACgtgatccattattattagatgaTCCAATTGGTTATGGTAGAGATCCATTAATGAATCCAACTACCGGACGTACAGGTGGTCTTATGCAtggtattggtggtggtgttggtgttggtCAAACTGGAATCGGTGTTATGCCTTATGGACCAGCTGGTACTGGTCTACCACCTACTAGTGGACGTTTATCGGCAACAAACGATCAATTTATAATGGAATTACAAGCACGATTAAATGATCTACAAATACAATATAATCATGTTAAAAGAGAGCTAGAAGCAACAACACAAAAATTAGCATCATGTATGCATAgtataaaaacattttggagtccagaattaaaaaaagaaCGTGCCCTACGTAAAGAAGAAGCCGCCAAATATGCCTTGATCAATGATCAGCTTAAAATATTACGATCAGAAAATCAG AAACAAGCTGCATTGATACGACAATTGGAAGAAGAATTACGGATAGCTAATATGCGTAATCCGGATCATGatatacaacaacatttgGACGCTATTTATATGGAAAAAGAACACATGTCCAAAGAAATTTATCTACTTCGTGAAACGAACAAG gAATTGGAATTACGTATTGAGACACAGAAACAAACATTAGCTGCACGTGatgaatcgataaaaaaattaatggacATGATGCAAGCAAAAGGTTATAGttcaaaaataatggaaGAAGAACGTATTGAATATGAAAGATTACGAACAAGAAATATTGAGCTTGAAACAAGACTTAGACATTTGGAAAATGTActtgaaacaaaagaaaaagaaatattaaag aatcaagaattgaaattaGAATTATCGAAACGTGATCAAGAAATATTGGCATTAGGtgccaaaatgaaaacattggaAGAACAACATCAAGATTATCAACGACATATTGCCGTGTTGAAAGAATCATTGATTGCTAAAGAAGAACATTATAGTATGCTACAGGCTGAt GTGGAAGAATTACGTTCACGATTAGAggaaaagaataaattgattgaaaagaaaacacatcaaacaatgatgacatcACAGGATCgtaaacaaatgaatcaagaaaTACAAGAACTAAGAGAtcatattgaaattaaagATCGTAAAATAAATGTTCTACAGCGAAAG ATTGAAAATCTCGAAGAattattgaaagaaaaagacaatcaaatcgatattTGTCGTGCAAGATTGAATGCAATCCAAGCACATCATTCAACATCGGAAGGTGCATTAACCAGCCTAGAGGATGCTATTAGCGATAAAGATAAACAGATATCTAATCTAAGAGAACAACGTGATCGTGCCGAACAAGAACGTAATGAAGAAAGAGATATACATGAACGACAGATTGctgaatttaaaatgaaatttcattcagtGGAAAAtgatttggaaaaattacAG ATTCGTTTGGAAAAAAGTCTTTCGGAAAAAGATCGTGTTGAAgtaaaattagaaaattcACAATCCGAATTGGGTAAATGTAAAGCTGAATTAGATAAATTACAATCAGAATCATGGCGTATGCAAACAGAAATGGATCGTttgaaaagtgaaaatgCACGTTTCATACTAGAAAATGATCGTTGTCGTGAACAATTGGAACGATTGAAAGAACATGCAACAACTGGACCAACTGGTGGTGGTCCAGGTACAGCCAGCACGGCAACCGGTACAACAACCGGACATTGGGAACGTGATTCATCACGATTCACTGAAACACGTGAATGGGATCGTGAACGTGAATTAGCAACCGGTTCGAAAACAAGTGGTTATTTTAGTTCAACATCATTAAAATCTGCAGAAGAAATTGAacgtttgaatgaaaaattggaaaaaacacAACAAGAATTACGCCGTGCACAGGCTGAATTACGTATGAATCAATCGGATCAGGATCGTGCACGTGCTgaattggaacaacaacaagaaaaattagaACGATCACAAGGTGAAATATATCGTTTGAAAGCAAAGCTAGAGAATGCATTGACAGAAAAAGAGAATCTACAAGAAGAATACGAACGTGTACAATCAACAGTGACACGTGCACAGATAGAAAAAGAATCAGCATTGGGGGACGTAGAGAAATCTCGTCAAGAAGTCGAAAGGTTACATTCGCAATTAGTTAAAGAACAAATGAAAGCGGAAAAAGCACAGATTGCCTTGGAT AAGGTTCAAGtagattttgatcatttacatgaaaaatttgaaaaaattcaaacagaaTTACGTAAAGTACAGCCAGAAAAGGAAAGATATCAAGCTGAAATTGACCAACTACAGCAAcagatacaacaacaacgtgaACAAATGCAACGATTTCAATTGGAACGTGAACAAGCAATGATGGAGGTGGACAAATCAAAAGAACGTTTTGaacgtcaacaacaacagatgcGTAATTATCAAaaggaaaaagaaatgttACAACAAGAATTGGAACGTATGAAAGAACGGCTTGAACAACAGCGGCTACAAATGGCTAAAATacataaagaaaaagaaaattatcaagCCGATGTTGAAGTGCTTCGTGAACGATATGAAAAAGCAcagaaaatgattgataaaaataaacatgaaCATGAACAACGTGATTCTGAAATTCGAAccatgagagaaaaaatggaaaaaatgtcattacAAATGCAAAAACTACAAGAAGATCGTGAAATTGTTCGTGTAGAAAATGAAGTTTtacttgaaaaaattgatcgtaCACAAGCAGAATTTGTTAAAATGCAAGcaaaaatggatcaaaatcaaactgAAATGGAACGATTACAgattgaattggaaaaagcACAAACAATAGCAACAAAAGCTAAAGAAGATCAGAAACGTGCACAAGAAGAATTTGAAGGCTTACAGGATATTTATGCACGTaccaattcaaaattaattaaatgtaAAGATTCGGAAGAAAAATTACGTACAGAATTAGAAAAAGCATTAATGGACTGTGAAGTATTGCGAGAACGATATGAAAAAGCACAAAGTGATATACGGCGAttacaaatggaaaaagataAATATCAAACCGATTGTGATCGTATGGCACATGAATTAGAACGTATTCATAATCAACGTGCATCAACAATGTCGACACATGAAAAAACTCAGGAAGAAATACAACGATTACATAtcgaattggaaaaaatgtatGAAAAATCGGAAAAATCCATTGCCGAATTGCGTAAAGTACAAACGGAAAAAGAAAGAGTAattatggaaaaagaaacattACAGGCTGAATTAGAACGTGTACAATCACAAGTGGTTAAATATCAGAATACATCGGATAAAACACATTTAGAATTGGAACGTGCACGTATTGAATTAGAAAAATATAAAGATCGTTTTGAAAAGATTAAAATAGATTTTGATCGTTGTGCAGCGGAAAAAGAACGTTTCTTTAAAGAATCACAACGTTTACAGACTGATGTGGAAAGATATCGTATGGAACGAATGTCTAGCCAACAGCTTGAAGCACAGGCAATGGAAATTAAAGCATTGTAtgttgaattggaaaaaacacGTGAACGATATGAAAATGCACGTACAGAATTGCAACGGCTACAAGAATTacgtcaacaacaagaattagATGTTGAAGCATTGAAACGTGAATTAGATGCATCAAGAATGCGTTTAGAACGTAACAAAACATcggaagaaaaacaaaaagctgaaattgaaaaagcaatgattgaatttgaaaagatTCGTGataaaatggaaagaaatcAGATTGAATTGCAAAAAATAACTAAAGAACGTGATCAATTAGTTGtggaattgaaacaaatgcaAATGCGGCTACAGAAACAGGATTCTGTTTCTGgttccaaacaacaacaactacagcaacaacaaggtCCAATTGTTGCACAACAAGCTGAGAAACAGAAATCACAACAagaattacaacaacaattgcaacaacaacgtgaAGAATTACAGCAAAAATTCCAAGGTGAAATTGGAAAACTTAAACAACATTTAACCAAAGCTGAAACTGATCTACAGAAAACGCATGGTGAAAATCAACGATTACAAATGGAAATTGAAAGCCTTAAACAAGATACTGGTGAATTGCatacattcattgaaaaattgcaACAAGCGTTAACGGAAAAGGAAAAATCATTACAACAAgctcaacaacagcagcaaggACCACAAcctcagcagcagcagcagcaacaacaacaacaacaacagattcaacaacaacaaaaaataatcgaacaacaacagcaaaaagtTCAACAATTAcaagatgaaatgaaaaaaatgatgaaaaaattagatcAATCTGATcaagagatgaaaaaatgtctAGATGAACGTGATCGTTTACGTTATGAACTGGATGAATTGTCTGCTGTATATGAAAAAGTTGTCAAATCACAACAGGAACAATCAGCAATATTAATACAACAAGCATCACaagcaaaacaacaaactgGAACGCCAGGTATGCCGATtcaacaattacaacaacaacagcaacaacaaacaaatgaaaaaatggcacaacaagaacaaatgATACAACGTTTACAAGCAGAAGTgataaaattagaaaaacaattaaaacaATGTGAAACAGAgaataaagaattgaaacaaaaattggaaaaatcatTGGCAGCAATACATAAATTACAGGAACAATTACATGAatctaaacaacaacaacaacaacatcaacaacaacaacaacaacaaccagcaTTAGCTCAAGCATCAGCAGCTGGTGCACCAGcaataaatcaacaaaatcaacaacagattGAAGCTATACagaaattgaatgaagaattaaAGAATCAGATACAACAACTGCAAAAACAGCAAGGTGTCAATGCTCAAGGTgtacaacagcagcaacaaaaattaacCGATGAAGTGAATCGATTACGTGCTGAATTAGAAAGACAACGTtcagagaataaaaaatggacaCAAGAAGCAGATCAGCTACGTAAACAATTGGAACGGTCacagaatgagaaaaaaggTTTTGAAGTTGAACGTGAAAGATTCCAAAgtcaattggaaaaattagTGAATGAACTTAGTCAACGTGAG AAAGAGATACATGTACTGAAACAGGAtgcaaatcaaatgaaatcgaaattacagcaacaacaacaacaacagcaacagaatATAACACAATCACAAACAGATTTGGATGCTGTACAGAAAAAGcttgatgaacaacaaagaattttGGCTGAAAGTgaacaatcattgaaaaaacgaCAGGCAGATGTGGATCAATTGGAAATTCAATTACAACAAGCATTGAAACAGGCACAAGCCGGTGGCAGTGGTG AAATTGATAAACTAAGAAAACGTTGTACTGATCtggagaaagaaaaacagaaactAGAACAAGAGCTAAGAAAAAGTCGTGAAGAAgctaaaattattcaaacagAATTGGAAAGAATATTAAAGATAATGTCAACAATGGAAGAGGAAAAATTTGctttaaataaacaaatacaGGATCTACAACA cCAATTAAaatcagcaacagcagcagctacaacggcacaacaacaaacaacaacagccgtATCCGCTTCAGTTTCCAAACAATCTCAAGGTCCATCATCACATCCTGttagtcaacaacaacaacaaacagctaaacaacaacaatctaaaGGTGTTCCACTTTCTtcacgacaacaacaacaaccaccacagGCACATCCACCATCacatccacaacaacaaagtgtTAAACAATCTGGtcctcaacaacaacaacaacaacaaccgacaAAAACGcctggacaacaacaacaacagcaaccaaTTCGTCAACCTggtccacaacaacaacaacaacggccaCAAGgtccacaacaacaaggtcCAAGACCTATGCAACAAGGTGCTGGTCAAGCACCACGTGGACCAGCACCAAGACCACCAcctcaacagcagcagcagcaacaacaacaacaacaaaaaccatcACAACCAAGT GCGGCACAACAAGCAGCTTCTGGTGCTGCAAGTttcttttccaattttttctaa
- the LOC124499138 gene encoding LOW QUALITY PROTEIN: rabenosyn-5-like (The sequence of the model RefSeq protein was modified relative to this genomic sequence to represent the inferred CDS: deleted 1 base in 1 codon) yields MNPFGDEDGDDYDSKLDPFADDDDDDHHVTSKKISSSITGQNINASMMNPFEESQSIINETPNEQQQQQYLLGDGSLQAEGLLCPDCMQEYRTITELMAHFDQDHRQNHQKRRQQQQQSNSKININRSKDQIKDFVKKIIQTNKSSSSPTTTEVQQEDPKLSAINGWHSKSPINSWKHSMKLGLNRSHWDDYRQIRDKQIERYVFETNKLLIRLDRLMAGYASLSSPMDIDNRRRHEQSIVEWLDERAVPLCPSCAIRFNIIIKKRHHCRLCGAVMCSKCSVFITFNFADELLKPFGFHGSKQQNLPHNNNNNNLNNNATSPTISILKLRTMLAKSIGDDNNLDPENQIESIRICIDCNRLLILRRDKLQRSHYQCPLIELYTKLRDNVQQLDRLLSIYDSMAESLNLGESTYQLQDAIEVKNKLTRLGEETDHISRKIETYDVSKTLPSQRQLSIQTLIRRSTILYLRDNLLALNELPDVEHYERLKQSHAELIQRRIQWEKQMALFEQEQFKQKHQIENVVGKKTIIFGDDGFCPQTMTINGNGLNNINIIDNNEDPIVQQMAIIQSYIEQAKQDHRYEEMRLLESNLKELEIEYFFAQQQQQQQSHESILYTNNEKSTSQVLPPSTSSMLNPFGDEDDD; encoded by the exons atgaatccatttggtgatgaagatggtgatgattatgattcgaAATTGGATCCATttgcagatgatgatgatgatgatcatcatgttaCATCTAAAAAG ATTTCCTCATCGATAACTGGACAGAATATAAAtgcatcgatgatgaatccaTTTGAAGAATCACAATCAATTATAAACGAAACACccaatgaacaacaacaacaacaatatctaTTAGGTGATGGTTCATTACAAGCTGAAGGTCTTCTTTGTCCAGATTGTATGCAAGAATATCGTACAATTACTGAATTGATGGCACATTTTGATCAAGATCATcgtcaaaatcatcaaaaaagacgacaacaacaacaacaatcaaattctaAAATTAATATAAATCGTTCAAAAGATCAGATTAAagattttgtaaaaaaaattatccaaacaaacaaatcatcatcatctccaacaacaacagaagtACAACAAGAAGATCCAAAATTATCGGCTATAAATGGTTGGCATTCGAAATCACCGATTAATTCATGGaaacattcaatgaaattagGTTTAAATCGTTCACATTGGGATGATTATCGTCAAATACGtgataaacaaattgaacgTTATGTATTTGAAACGAATAAATTGCTAATACGATTAGATCGATTAATGGCTGGATatgcatcattatcatcaccaatggATATTGAtaatcgtcgtcgtcatgaACAATCTATTGTTGAATGGTTAGATGAACGTGCCGTTCCACTTTGTCCATCATGTGCTATTAgattcaatataatcattaaaaaacGTCATCATTGTCGGCTTTGTGGTGCTGTTATGTGTTCAAAATGTTCAGTGTTTATTACATTCAATTTTGctgatgaattattaaaaCCATTCGGTTTTCATggttcaaaacaacaaaatttgccacataataataataataataatcttaataataatgctacTTCACCAACAATATCGATATTGAAATTACGTACAATGTTAGCCAAATcaattggtgatgataataatttggaTCCGGAAAATCAGATCGAATCAATACGTATCTGTATTGATTGTAATCGTTTACTTATATTACGACGTGATAAATTACAACGTTCACATTATCAATGTCCATTAATTGAACTTTATACAAAGCTTAGAGATAATGTTCAACAACttgatcgattattatcaatctaTGATAGTATGGCCGAATCTCTTAA TTTGGGCGAATCAACATATCAACTACAGGATGCAATCGAAGTTAAGAATAAACTCACACGATTAGGTGAAGAAACTGATCATATTAG TCGTAAAATTGAAACATATGATGTATCGAAAACATTGCCTTCGCAACGACAACTATCCATACAAACATTGATTCGTCGTTCAACAATATTATATCTACGTGATAATCTATTagcattgaatgaattaccAGATGTTGAACATTATGAACGATTAAAACAATCACATGCTGAATTGATTCAAAGAAGAATTCAATGGGAAAAACAGATGGCCCTATTTGAACAGGaacaatttaaacaaaaacatcaa attgaaaatgttgttggaaaaaaaaccatcatatttggtgatgatggattcTGTCCACAGACAATGACCATCAATGGAAATGGTTTAAATaacatcaatattattgataataatgaagatcCAATTGTACAACAAATGGCCATAATACAATCATATATTGAACAAGCAAAACAAGATCATCGTTATGAAGAGATGCGTC